CCGTTCAAGAGGTGGTTCCCGTGGTTGGTGCCGGCGTTTGTTGTGGTTAACATTTTGGTATTCGTGGTCGCCATGTATATTAATAATTGCCCCAAAAACTCCGTCTCTTGCGTTGCTAAGTTCTTGGGCAGATTCTCCTTTCAGCCCCTTAAAGAGAATCCCCTTCTTGGCCCTTCTTCTACAACGTAAGTCTCTCTTTAACGATATCTGGATGCAATTAAAGAGTGCCTgacttgtttgtttgattgggaATTGGATTCGTAGTTATCACTCTTTATTGACTATGTGACCTTGAGATTGATCAAGGTCAAtggaatttttatttaaatcttaaaagttttattgaATTTTAAGGTTGGATTTTCAAGAACTCTTAATGGCTTAGTTAATCATAATATTAGACGATATAATCTGGCTGTGAGGGGGGGCCGTGGCTGGATTTTCACAAATTAGGTGATAAGTATGTCATGAAACACAGGAAAGACTAGGGATTCTATGGACATCCCAGATAAAAGGATAGTTTAATTCTCAAGCTTCACTAAGAATCATTATGTTGAATGAAtggatttttgtgtttttgattgTGGTGGATTGTGAATAACATTTTCTGAATTCCACCCAAAATCCCTTTCGTATTTCAGTTTCAGATAATTGTTTTAAGCCGAAAAAATGGTTTATGATGTTTTTAAGAATATATTCAAGGGTTAAAAGAAGATGAATAAGAACCTGCTGGAGTTTGGGCTTCTAGGTGGAGCTCCCTTTTTCTTGCTTCTAATGGTCTGTGAATTGAACTGTATGTACTGTCCTGAAATAAATGTAAATCTCTAAATGATTcccttttgttttcattttcaaaggTTAGAGAAGATGGGAGCCCTAGAAGTAAATAAAGTGGTGCACAAACACCAGGCATGGCGCTTGATAACCTGTATATGGTTACATGCTGGGGTCTTTCATGTGCTTGCGAATATGTTGAGTCTTGTATTCATTGGAATTAGGCTTGAACAAGAATTTGGTTTTGGTATGCTTCTTAACttttaaattcattttttcTGTAAGTAGCATTATGCAAGATATGACTGCTGAAGTACAGTACTTCCTACAActataatcatgtcatctgctCCTTGCATCTTACGAAAAGGGATGCAAGTTTGTATGAGTCTTTGTTTTGATGAATCTTCTGCAATTTTTGACTGCATGCATGTTCTCAATATGTTTAATGGAAAATCCTTCTGCCTTATTTGTTGGACATAATACATTGTGGCTTATTTTGGTTTCTAGATTTAGGTGTTGATTATCTTAAACTTTACATTCTTTTCGGTTTTTGGGTATGAATCTTTGACCTCGGTGTTGTACTTAAAATCAGATTTAGGGCTGTATTTGAATGGAGCCGAGTCGAATTCAGGCTTTTTCGAGTTCGGCTAGAGCTGTAAAGGGAGAAGCTCGAACCATATATGTGAGTTCGAACTCGATTTGATTTAGAGTTTGATGTGTTCGAGCTCAATTCATCAACTTGTTTTGTATAGCAAGTTTTAGAGCTTGAAGAATTTTAACCATGTTTCTTAAAATTACTCAGAAGATACATATATAATCAATacattatattatataaatttctATATTATAGTTAATCAAGCCAGGCTCGTGAGATATTGAGCCGAGTTTATGCATGGCCGAGTTCGAGATCGAAAAAGATTcgagccttttttttttgttcgagCTCGAGCTATTCAATTATAGCTCGATTCGATGCAGCCCTATCGGAGTCAAAGTTGTTGACAGATGCTACTCAGCTGTGGTAGAGGATCTCCTCATGACTCTGGGCTAACGCCCTAGCAGTGAAAACTCTGTTTTTAAGTGTGACTTTTTAGTAAAAATTTTTAtctggatctttgtactctggTACCATAGAAGTTATCAATTACTTGTCATTAATCATTATGTAGATGGTCAGTATATTGTTCCAATTATACATGTAAATACAGACCACCCACTGCAGTTTTGCCCTAAACTTCACTTAGGGCACATCATTTACTTTTTTGGTGCAAAACTAGTACTAtagacatatacatatatctagtGCATTCCAAAATGGTGCAAGGTGAACTTGTCCGAAGATGCTTGCTTCCCAGACAAAGCTTCTgtgctctttttatttttattttttaaaatttttttaacgCAGTCGTTTCTTCAGGAAACCAAAACATTTCCATTGTTGAGATTACTGTCCTGACTTGTGTGTGAGATCACTTTTCTAGTTGATGAAGAATATTTTTGGTCTCCATGAAACGAAATTCTAAACTTCTTTCTTGATACGTTTACCTACAGTTCGGATAGGCTTGCTGTATGTCATATCTggttttggtgggagtttacTATCAGCTCTCTTTATTCAAGCAAGCATCTCTGTGGGTGCCTCTGGTGCACTTTTTGGTTTACTAGGAGGCATGCTTTCAGAGCTTATTACAAATTGGACCATATATGCGAACAAGGTAAATAAGATTCTGCTCTGAATCATACAATTTTTTGGGTAAAATTCTCACCTCAGCGGATTTTGCTAACATAAGCTGCTTTATCTTTAGAGTTACATATCTTTTTATGTGCAGTTGGCAGCATTGTTGACTCTTGTCTTCATCATTATATTAAACTTAGCTGTGGGAATCCTCCCACATGTCGACAACTTTGCTCATATTGGAGGATTTCTTTCTGGCTTCTTCCTTGGATTTGTGTTTTTAATTCGCCCCCAGTTTGGATGGGTTAACCAAAAGTATTGTCCTCCGGGATACATTGCACCTCCAGCTAAATCTAAGCACAAGTCATACCAGTATGTGCTGTGGGTTATCTCATTGATTCTGTTAATTGTTGGGTAAGTTCCTTCTgtgatttttgtgatttttctaattttttgaattttaataatGACTTCATTTTCCCTTGTACGGTTATTTTGATGATTTCGAGTTGGGCTTCTTATTTCTGCCAATTGTGCATAATTTGATTCATTCATCTATTTTTGATTTCTGATATTGGCAGTTTTACTCTCGGGCTGGTTTTTCTTCTCCGAGGAGTCAATTTGAATGATCACTGTTCCTGGTGCCATTATTTGAGTTGTGTCCCTACTTCAAAATGGAGTTGTAATGCACAGCCTGTTTATTGTGAGGTAACTAATGCTTCCATCCTTTTCCCTTCCTGTCTATGCTCTGTGTGCGTGCCTCTCATTGTCCAACTCTTTGCATTCTATATTTTGCGTGGTGGGAGTGGAGCCAAAATGCTGTCCATGGAAGTTTTGAGAAAGAATTTAAgtgattgaaatttttttgtggtTGTCAAGACTCAAGAAAGTGGACAAAACATATGACATGATTTTCAATAACTTTTGAGGTACTTTTTTAATCTTGATTTCTCCCTGTAGGAACTATGGAGCATAAGCGTCCTCTTTATGTAACTATTATATTAAGCTAACCGTGGAGAGTTTGTCGGGAAGTCATTGTTGACAATTTGACAATCTCACTATTAACAGACACCCTTTGCTAAACTCGGTTATTCATCTTCAGTAGGAGTCTCACTGTGTTAAACAAAAGACATTCCACCACAATAATATTAATAACAGTTACTACGACATAAACATAGAACACGGTCAAAGCACAGACAAAGCCTATACACAATGTCTACTATtccaaagaagaagggattttgTCATGAAAACTTCAACTGATTAGAAATACTCCTACTGCTTGGGTTTATTTGCCAAGGAATTATTGGAAATCTCATGTTACAAACCTTCCCCATTGCTTGGAGTCGAGTCGCTACTTGCAACATCTTATATATCCACTCAAGTCAGATGGTACTTTTATCTATCGAAAATTATAATGAGAACCACTATTTGTGCAAGTATTAGGAGGTGAGAGAATGGACATAGTCTGAACCTGCACTCACCTCAGTTTCCCTTTCCTGGGAGTTTCTAATTTTTATCCTGAATATGGAATCTAGAGGTAATGAGGGATATAGTGATCAACCTGATGCGAACCAAAGTAATCGAAGGTTGCTGTACTAGACATAATGACATATATTCTGCTTTACCCTAGATTGTTTACTAGTGACATATTTATGTGCCCACCATTGTTGTTGCAGTCAAGCCAACTTGGAAATCAACTGAACTTGACGTGCATAAGCAACGGAAAAAGCAACATGTATATGTTGTCTGGCAATAGCTCGTCCCAGGTTCAGCAACTATGTTCTCAGCTTTGCAATTGATGGATGAACATATATACAGAATATGGGAGGTAATTGCTTGAACATGCCATTGACCGCTGTAAATGATACATGTTGTTCTGTAGAGAACATTCTTCATTGTCCACAAGGGGATCTTAGTTTTCATTCTTTCCAGAATTATTTGTGGACCTCGGTCTTAAGAGAATTTTTATAAGAACAATACGTTTGTCGGCTTTGTTCTTCTTTACTATAGTCTTTATATGAAAAGAGCTGGATGATAAGAGAGTTCTATTAGATTTTCTCTTGGCTCAATTGTTGACTTCACTGTGGATCCTCAAATCCATCTAAACTTTGTCGAAAAGTTCATCATGAGACCTTGGCTAATGGGGTGAGTAGTTGAGAAACTGGTAAGAACTCGTAATACTTATCAATTCAAATGATCTGATGGATCATCAAGAGTCTCTGTTGATAGTTTGAATGTTATCTAATGACACCATTAACTATGGTATAATCTTTGTTGATCTAATTTCGAAAGATACGGGCATAAAAAGGGAGGATTATTGAAAAGATATGAGAGCTAAATTCGTGATAAACGCAATAATTATGGATAATTCAATCAGCTACAACACCCGCAAAGCTTGTATAAACTTCACATAAGTATCAAGATGACAAAAGCAAAATATGATCAATGACAAATTTCTTGACCAGACGACATAACAaatcaccaacaccaacaccaaacccaaaatattataatttagcAGTCGGAACTGGCAAGAAACAAGAAAGCAGTTCTTGATTAACATCACAGGTAATTGAAGAAGACGCTGAATTCGTGTGCCCCACAACAGCCAATTAAGATCATACCTGAAGATGCATAGCAATGGGAGAGATGAACATAAACTAGTCTGTGATTTCATTGATTTTCTGGTGGTCCAAATAAGCAACATCTTTGAAACAAATATCTAATATAAATTGCCTAGATCAGTTGAGCATCCTAAATTATAATTTGCCTCTTATGGCAATTCACGCCATACGCAGAACTATTTCTTTCTACTATATCCCTAAATGCTAAACCCTACAAATAATAGAACTCACATTCCACAGCATCCCAACAAACAAATGACCCAGGCTGGAAACATAATTGAAGATGCAAGCACAGAATCCCCGGCCAGGCAGCCACCGGTAACAATAGTCTTCTGCTGCAACCCCTACTtgagaaaatcaaaatgaaataatgcatatcaaaagaaaaatataggaAGGATTATGGATCAAATATATCTAAGTTATACTTTATTAAACTTGAGCGCTTTTGGACTATCTTTATATCAATGAGAACCCTCATTTTCAGCTAACCCAACTGTTTAGACAAATAGAATACATATGCCAAAGTTTTCGGTAGCATTCAGAACTTTCTGTATGTTTGAAGCAATATACACCAAGAACTTTATGTATGAAGCAATATTCTTGGTGTATATTGATCAGACAGCATAGAAATCAGTTGGTATTCATTCAAACATATCTCCCTGCATGTTTGAAGCACATTAAAGCACATTATCGTGCTGTAACACTGGTATGTTCTCCATCAAACATACTGTAGAAATTCGCCCCAACCACATTAAACAAGAATAAAAATCCAAAGTCCCTGGGGATAAAGACAAGTCCTTTTAGAAGCACAAAAGCTGTCTCTCTATCTAACATTAACTTTTAGGCTTGCAATGCATACCTTTAGTTCTTCCTTTTGTATGAATTCTGCAGCTCTAACATAAGCTTACCTCTAACGCCTCGCTTTCTTCGGTTTGTTTGCTTTCCACTGCCTCAATATATGCAATACTCCCTCCTTGAGGGTAGCCTTCCTTTTTTCCTTGTAATTCCACAGCTCTCGTATTATATACCTGCCACTTGGGTTGTACTCATTCATTTCAGCCAAAGCTGTAATCACAGAATTATAAACGTCCACACCAAGTTCCtccttcaaattcttcaaattttcatCCTCTTCATTAATAATCTCCTGTTCAGTCACATCCAAGATGAAACGTTCAGACCCACAGTGGGTGGAAATAAAATTAGTAAAGGGAATAAACATTTAGTCAAGCCATTAAGGAGTGGTGTACATTTTCTGATCACCCACAAGCATCgatttaaaaataattgaaaaagaGGTCACAGACTTTGTCAACATGGAAAAGAATATAATACAAGTTAGATGCCATTTATAAGATCATTAAGGAAAATCAATGAGAGCTAATTGTTCgaaatgaaaaatatgaaatcaaaacGGAAAAAACcaattgccaaaaaaaaataaaataaacaaagtcCTAAGTATTTCACATATAATCACAATTAAAATGCATTTAACGCCGCACTCGTGTAATTTTCAATAGGCAGTTTAGTTATTTAATTGTTGCATTTGTAAAACCCATAGATTCCACACATAAAAGTTTGATTGTATATCATGTTCAGTTTTACTCCAGAACAACTCAAGCTAATCACAttaaagagaggagaaaaagtGCAAAGTCTATGGGGATAAAGACAAGTCCAATTAGAATCAGATTCATCAGTGCGGCAGTGCCCATGCACCATTTATTAAGAGTTGCAGAATATGTGCACTATGAATCAACTAAAGCATTCTATTGACATTGGCATAATGGAACATATGTAGATATTTATCAACAACTGAAAGGCAGGAAAAAGAGAATGCAAAATTTAACAAATCATAACAAGTTTCTGCCCAAATGTTGATAACACATGACACCAAAAGCAACGCAAGTCGTTGCCTCATCTAACTACTTCGAGCCCCTTCCAAGCTCTGCATCCCTTGTAAGAGTTTGTAAAATTTTAAGTCATACCTTAGCATTTTGTTTCTCATCCAAGATGATCTTAAATGGATGCCAGCTCGGATCTCTTAGTTGATCCTCCCAAAATGAACATAGCTCTAGAGCTTTCTCTTCTGCTTCTTGAGGATATTTACTCTTGGCGGCAGGGAGAAATGGTTTAACGTCAAGCTCTCCCATCCTCTTAACACCAATGATGACACGGGAAACAGGAGCATCTCTCCAATACTTTAAagcaagaaaaaacaaaataactacTATATTCCGTGCACATTACGAACATTGATAAGGCAAATGTATtaataataagaaaatcaaGTGAATAACAATAATCGTTAAGTTAATTAAGCCAGAAGAGATATGGATGCATATGTATGTTAAATGCGGTTTTTGCGATGCACGTATCATGAGTGTAAATGTTTATGTAGCAAACTCTCTGGAAAGGATATGGAGAAATATTGGATAATTTCTAGATTGACTTAACTCAATGGAACTAATGTCAGATTCTATTTCTGAATATAATCATAGCATCCAATTTGAAGACCAATACTCTCATAGCCCTAATGTCAATGATAGTGTGTCCATGTTTGTGCACCACATAATCTTTCTCTAATAATAGTATCAGGCTAACATTCCTAGCTTTAGAGAACACGAATTTTAACACATACATGTAACTTAAATAGATAGAGAATAGGATAACTCAACCAATGAGGCCACCAATGCTGAATGCACTAggatatttaattaaatatgagCAATAGCCTAGCCACTGAACTTCAGAATGGACCCTTCTAATCAAAGAGAACAACAAAGACCAGCCATTCAGTTGGTTCCTCTGGTAATCTGTTGGCTGAtttagaaagagagaaaaagtagagTTTTCCATGACAGAGAACCTTCTCTTGATCTCTTCATAAAAAACTGGCTTAGCACTTCAAAATTTTGGCTGAATGACTATTCTAAAAAGTTCTTAGggtattaatttatttgtaCACTAACTTTTCTTCAGGTGGCACCGCCTTGGtgcccttatatatatatttacacacatataataataataattttttatacaatttatatataatgatttctcatcacatatgatatatatatatatatatataatgaaaaatCATTGAAAACATTCACTACTTCGCAAATGTGGAGAAACATGGTATGTTTGGAAGATACTTACATTTATTAGTTCCTTACGAGCTTCCTGCAATTCATCATTGGTATTCCGCTCCTTGACAATCAGGGTTTGATTTAATTCTTCCAAGCCTTCATACgtttcttctttctctactAAATCTTCTTCAAGTGCTTTCATCTTGACTTTCATATCTTCGTCTTTCTCCATGTGTTTCATCACTTGTAACGAACCTCTCATCTGTTCCATCTCCAACTCCAATGCCTGTTTGGCATCAAGTTGTTCTTCTAGTTCAATGATTTTTCTGTGCCatttctccttttcttcctACCAATGACATTCAATCAAATATGAATTCAAAGAACTCTTGAACTaaacataattattaattaatcaaacaatCACATGAGTAAAGTGAAAGGAACACACCTTCTGTTCTTCAGCCAATCTTAGGACATCTTCATCTGCCTTCTTTTGCTCAAGGGTTGCTCTCGCATTCTGAAAAGGAAAACAATTAAAACTTCCCTCgtttgactttttctttgaaaGTACTCAAGTAGTGAATCATGATATCTCATAAAATAGCACAAGAAAATCCCAAAGATCAGCTTAAACACATTTCATAAAATTCTAGAATAGCAAGGAACTTTGATagtccaaagaagaaaaaaaactatattactttcttcttttcacgGTCAAGTCTCCTTTTCTCACTGTCATTCTGGGCAAAGCGTTTTTGCAACTGCTTTTCCTGCTGTTCTAGTTTTGTCTTCTGAGCTTGCAAATGTTGTGTGGCCTTCTCATGCTCTAAGAAGATCTCCTTGAAACGATCACGTTCATTCTTTTGCATCTTTCTTATTTCTAGTAAACATGGTGGAAAAACCATATAAGCCCACCATACAGAAGTActagtaagaaaaaaaaaaacagcttaaGAGGAATTAGATAAAATAGGAATACCTTCATTGTAAGTTTTAAGCATTTCCTCCTTTTGTCCCATCAATTTGGTCAAAGATTCACTGATCTCCAGATATTTGTTCTCCATTTCTTTGAGGTGcatattcttcttctccaagttaTTGCTTAAGTTCGACAAAAGCTTTTCAGCCTTGAGttgatcctcctcctccttacCAGACACAGTCTTCAAATCCCCATTCTTACGAAGATGGTCACCTATACGACCTGGCGCTTTATAGTCATCATGTCGGGCAACCCATCCATACAATCTATTTCCTCTATTTCCTTGAGGGTGAGTTGCATAGTAGTCCTTCCTCCCATGACGGTCAAGCGCAAAACTTTTGTCAAACATAATTGCATTCTTGAAGCCATCCCAGTCCTTTTCAAATTCCACAATGGCAAACCCAGAATGACCAAAACGAGTCCATAAAGGATGAACTCTAACCGGATTAAAACCTTTTCCCTTGAGTTCATCTCTGAGTTTTGAACCACTTTCCCCAACACGTCGTCCATCTGCTGATTTACTTGTTGCTATATTTGCAACAATGCCCATACAAGGCCAAACAAGCTGCTGCTCCTCCTCATTGCAAGAGACAATGGGATGTTCTGGTATGAGGCTAGGTCGAGGAACATCCTTGACATTGGAGCATTGCCCTTTTGTCACGGGTAGAGAGGAGCTTTGCTCTACTTTAGTGCAATCTGGTTGGATGACGGAATGAGAGTTGTCCCTTAAATTGGGGCTGTTCAATTTAATTGGAGGTCGAGAGCCATCCTTTACATTCAGATACCTTTTGATATAGTTCTTCAAAGCCAAGTGTCGAGCCTGCTCTCTAAATCCCCAACTTTTTGAGCTCCCAATTCTAGAAGCATGCTGGAGAAGCTCGTTCAGAAGATAATCCCGCTTCCTATTTCCATCACAAAATGGACATTTATATAGAGAACTTGAAATTCTAACTGTTATGCTTCCTCTCTTCAATTCTTTATAATATCGGTACTCATAATCTTCAAACTCAGAGTGACTAAtatctcttcctctttctttttctgaacGTTGAGGCATTTTGAACCTGGAATGAAATTCAATGACGAGTAGATAGACAAGAAACAGAGTAACTTTCAGTGCGTTCAGTTTCACATCTTTGCCCATAAGTAAACAGAACACATATATACTAAATATGCAAAAATTCCAAAAGCAACAACTAGAGATTTTAATGAGCTGAATATATCAAAGCAAATTGGCATTGACTTGACAAAGCTAGAAGCAGTATTTATTAAAAGTACATGTCCAGTGCTCAAACTCCaccttataaattataattgtaTACTTTAACATTTTCAGGCAACTAAACATGGCAGCTTCATCATCACTATACAATACTCAGAGTTGCCATCAAGATAGGACATATACAAGCCATCCAAATTTAGGTCCCTCTTCTTTTGCAATCAATATTCAAAACATAAACACCCTAAACGTAAGCCCAAAACAGGTTTAGACACAATTCAGTTAAGCAAAACATAGTCCCGCACACTGGAATCACGCATGATAAATCAtcagtttttcaaatttcatcTTTTCTTCGTTTCTCCTCCTAAACCTTCTTGGCAGCCAATCAGAGCATCAGTGTTTAGATCCCTTGTTTAACCGCCGAGAAAAGATAAAGACGATAAAAAACTACCATCAAATATGAAGAACGAAAACAACCTCATACTCATGAAACCGAAAACGAATAACAACGACTGTATTGTACGCAACAGTCCCTACTAAGAATAATAACCAATGGACTTGCATATCAATATTGCATTCCTTCCTCCTCGCAGATTCCAAACAACCGCGATGAAGAACGTATATAAAATAAACACGAATCGAACACATGAAAGGCATTGTTCTCACCTTGTATCGAGTGGATTCTGATGGACAAAAGCGATCACTACAAACAGAAGTCCGAACGACGCCTTCTCAACGACTACGCACTGGCAACGAAAGGAGGAGGCGGGGCGTTTCGAACGAAATAAAAACCCTAGCTATGCGAATGAGAGAGATTTACAGGGGAAGGGAATCCACACTGGAAGAAAACGGGACTGTGCTGCTGTTTTTTCTATAAGGGGTAGGAACTCCCTCCTAATTCCTCtgctttacttttttttcaatttcctttttcttccctATTTCTCGCTTTTCAAACGGTGTTGCTAAATAGCCCAAACAAAATGGTCCCAATACTTCCCAGACTGTTGTGTCATGCCAACTCAGCTTGTCCACATGgcttattttcaattttgaaaatttttgaattGAAAGATTTTTTGTATAATATATCCTATGCAAACCCATTTCTTACCTTaactccgtttggtagagcggttgtgttgattttcaacgctaactgtTAAACTGTAAAAAATAAACTGACCTTAAAGCTAtgaaataagttgtgaggtgtttggtgaaatcaAAAGTTGTTTAAAGCTTATAAGCTGTATTGAATTGTGCATTGTTTGGTTATTTGTCAAAAAAAGGAGTTGTCATTTTTAGAACACCACATAAgaataaattgacaattttttCGATACAAATAAACCTACATGTACACATTTAAATTAAGTACTACAACATTAATTAAATACCACTCTAAGCACTCATTATCTCTACCTCTGCCTCCCACGTACAAGTTTGTTTGTAATCTTATCCGGAACAGAGGGCATGGTCCTGTCATCGTTCAAATCATCAACACCAATAACAACATCT
This genomic stretch from Tripterygium wilfordii isolate XIE 37 chromosome 22, ASM1340144v1, whole genome shotgun sequence harbors:
- the LOC119990503 gene encoding factor of DNA methylation 4-like, producing MPQRSEKERGRDISHSEFEDYEYRYYKELKRGSITVRISSSLYKCPFCDGNRKRDYLLNELLQHASRIGSSKSWGFREQARHLALKNYIKRYLNVKDGSRPPIKLNSPNLRDNSHSVIQPDCTKVEQSSSLPVTKGQCSNVKDVPRPSLIPEHPIVSCNEEEQQLVWPCMGIVANIATSKSADGRRVGESGSKLRDELKGKGFNPVRVHPLWTRFGHSGFAIVEFEKDWDGFKNAIMFDKSFALDRHGRKDYYATHPQGNRGNRLYGWVARHDDYKAPGRIGDHLRKNGDLKTVSGKEEEDQLKAEKLLSNLSNNLEKKNMHLKEMENKYLEISESLTKLMGQKEEMLKTYNEEIRKMQKNERDRFKEIFLEHEKATQHLQAQKTKLEQQEKQLQKRFAQNDSEKRRLDREKKKNARATLEQKKADEDVLRLAEEQKEEKEKWHRKIIELEEQLDAKQALELEMEQMRGSLQVMKHMEKDEDMKVKMKALEEDLVEKEETYEGLEELNQTLIVKERNTNDELQEARKELINYWRDAPVSRVIIGVKRMGELDVKPFLPAAKSKYPQEAEEKALELCSFWEDQLRDPSWHPFKIILDEKQNAKEIINEEDENLKNLKEELGVDVYNSVITALAEMNEYNPSGRYIIRELWNYKEKRKATLKEGVLHILRQWKANKPKKARR
- the LOC119991089 gene encoding RHOMBOID-like protein 1 — protein: MMGRGEPDADIEIKVSNPPRGDNVVHPEGQNNGATSTLPSRASGQRSQHRSVSNFRPFKRWFPWLVPAFVVVNILVFVVAMYINNCPKNSVSCVAKFLGRFSFQPLKENPLLGPSSTTLEKMGALEVNKVVHKHQAWRLITCIWLHAGVFHVLANMLSLVFIGIRLEQEFGFVRIGLLYVISGFGGSLLSALFIQASISVGASGALFGLLGGMLSELITNWTIYANKLAALLTLVFIIILNLAVGILPHVDNFAHIGGFLSGFFLGFVFLIRPQFGWVNQKYCPPGYIAPPAKSKHKSYQYVLWVISLILLIVGFTLGLVFLLRGVNLNDHCSWCHYLSCVPTSKWSCNAQPVYCESSQLGNQLNLTCISNGKSNMYMLSGNSSSQVQQLCSQLCN